One genomic segment of Caldimonas brevitalea includes these proteins:
- the rpsQ gene encoding 30S ribosomal protein S17 — MTDAQAGEKNTRTFVGRVVSDKRAKTVTVLVENRVKHELYGKIVARSRKYHAHDEKGEYKMGDMVEIAEGRPISKTKSWVVTRLIEKARVV; from the coding sequence ATGACGGACGCTCAAGCCGGCGAGAAGAACACCCGCACCTTCGTGGGTCGCGTGGTGAGCGACAAGCGCGCCAAGACTGTCACGGTCCTGGTCGAAAACCGCGTGAAGCACGAGCTGTACGGCAAGATCGTGGCCCGTTCCCGCAAGTACCATGCCCATGACGAAAAGGGCGAGTACAAGATGGGTGACATGGTCGAGATCGCCGAAGGTCGTCCGATCTCCAAGACCAAGTCTTGGGTCGTCACGCGCCTGATCGAGAAAGCTCGCGTCGTCTGA
- the rpsC gene encoding 30S ribosomal protein S3 — MGQKIHPTGFRLPVTRAWASRWYASNRNFSTMLAEDLQVREFLKARLKNAAVSRILIERPAKNARITIYSARPGVVIGKKGEDIENLKAELTRRLGVPVAVNIEEVRKPEIDAQLIADSITQQLEKRIMFRRAMKRAMQNAMRLGAQGIKIMSAGRLNGIEIARTEWYREGRVPLHTLRADIDYGFSEAKTTYGVIGVKVWVYKGDRLGRGEAPAAKTDERPEDDRRNRRGPRGDRGDRPSGDRRPPRGGPGARAGAGRNEAPADGSDKPAEATADAAKGAPAVKRVRKAATPGSGTGEA, encoded by the coding sequence ATGGGACAGAAAATCCATCCGACCGGCTTCCGGCTGCCCGTCACCCGTGCCTGGGCGTCGCGCTGGTACGCGTCGAACCGCAACTTCAGCACCATGCTGGCTGAAGACCTGCAGGTGCGTGAGTTCCTGAAGGCTCGCCTCAAGAATGCCGCGGTGTCGCGCATCCTGATCGAGCGTCCGGCCAAGAACGCCCGCATCACCATCTACTCGGCGCGTCCGGGTGTGGTGATCGGCAAGAAGGGCGAGGACATCGAGAACCTGAAGGCCGAACTGACGCGCCGCTTGGGCGTGCCGGTGGCAGTGAACATCGAAGAAGTGCGCAAGCCCGAAATCGATGCCCAGCTGATCGCCGACTCGATCACCCAGCAGCTCGAAAAGCGCATCATGTTCCGCCGCGCGATGAAGCGCGCGATGCAGAACGCGATGCGTCTCGGCGCCCAGGGCATCAAGATCATGTCCGCCGGCCGTCTGAACGGTATCGAAATCGCACGTACCGAGTGGTATCGCGAAGGCCGTGTGCCCCTGCACACCCTGCGTGCCGACATCGACTACGGCTTCTCGGAAGCGAAGACCACCTACGGCGTCATCGGCGTCAAGGTGTGGGTCTACAAGGGCGACCGTCTGGGCCGCGGCGAAGCGCCGGCTGCCAAGACCGACGAGCGTCCCGAAGACGACCGTCGCAACCGTCGTGGCCCGCGTGGTGACCGCGGCGACCGCCCGTCCGGCGATCGTCGTCCCCCGCGTGGTGGCCCTGGTGCTCGTGCTGGCGCAGGCCGCAACGAAGCCCCGGCCGATGGCAGCGACAAGCCTGCCGAGGCGACCGCTGACGCCGCGAAGGGCGCTCCCGCCGTCAAGCGCGTGCGCAAAGCCGCCACCCCGGGCTCCGGCACGGGCGAGGCGTAA
- the rplX gene encoding 50S ribosomal protein L24 — MNKIRKGDQVIVLTGRDKGKRGTVSARIDEDHLVVEGVNVVKKHVRPNPMKGTTGGIVDKTMPIHQSNIAIFNPASGKADRVGIKLLEDGKKVRVFKSSGEEIKA, encoded by the coding sequence ATGAACAAAATTCGTAAAGGCGACCAGGTCATCGTTCTGACCGGTCGCGACAAGGGCAAGCGCGGCACCGTGTCCGCGCGCATCGATGAAGACCATCTGGTGGTCGAAGGCGTCAACGTCGTCAAGAAGCACGTGCGCCCCAACCCGATGAAGGGCACGACCGGTGGCATCGTCGACAAGACCATGCCCATCCACCAGTCGAACATCGCCATCTTCAACCCCGCTTCCGGCAAGGCCGATCGCGTTGGCATCAAGCTCCTCGAAGACGGCAAGAAGGTTCGCGTCTTCAAGTCGAGCGGCGAAGAGATCAAGGCTTAA
- the rplV gene encoding 50S ribosomal protein L22: METRASVRGVRLSVDKGRLVADLIRGKKVDQALNILEFTQKKAAVIIKKALESAIANAEHNDGADIDELKVKTIYVEQGATLKRFTARAKGRGNRISKPTCHIFVTVGN, encoded by the coding sequence ATGGAAACCCGTGCAAGCGTTCGCGGCGTGCGTCTGTCGGTCGACAAAGGTCGACTGGTGGCAGACCTGATCCGCGGCAAAAAGGTGGACCAGGCACTCAACATCCTGGAGTTCACGCAGAAAAAAGCTGCCGTGATCATCAAGAAGGCGCTCGAGTCCGCGATCGCCAATGCCGAGCACAACGACGGTGCCGACATCGACGAATTGAAGGTCAAGACGATCTATGTGGAGCAAGGCGCCACGCTGAAGCGTTTCACCGCACGCGCCAAGGGCCGCGGCAACCGCATCAGCAAGCCCACCTGCCACATCTTCGTGACCGTCGGCAACTGA
- the rplP gene encoding 50S ribosomal protein L16: MLQPARRKFRKEQKGRNTGIATRGASVSFGDFGLKATERGRLTARQIEAARRAISRHVKRGGRIWIRIFPDKPISQKPAEVRMGNGKGNPEYYVAEIQPGKVLYEINGVPEALAREAFQLASAKLPLRTIFVARQIGT; encoded by the coding sequence ATGTTGCAACCCGCTCGTCGCAAGTTCCGCAAGGAACAGAAGGGCCGTAACACCGGCATCGCCACCCGCGGCGCCAGTGTGTCGTTTGGCGATTTCGGCCTGAAGGCCACCGAACGTGGTCGTCTCACCGCTCGCCAGATCGAAGCGGCCCGTCGTGCGATCTCCCGTCACGTGAAGCGTGGCGGCCGCATCTGGATCCGCATCTTCCCGGACAAGCCGATTTCGCAGAAGCCGGCTGAAGTCCGTATGGGTAACGGCAAGGGCAACCCCGAGTACTACGTAGCGGAGATCCAGCCGGGCAAGGTGCTCTACGAGATCAACGGCGTCCCCGAGGCGCTGGCTCGTGAAGCCTTCCAACTGGCGTCCGCCAAGCTGCCGCTGCGCACGATCTTCGTCGCACGCCAGATCGGTACCTGA
- the rpsS gene encoding 30S ribosomal protein S19, producing the protein MARSLKKGPFVDHHLQGKVEKAVETKDKKPIKTWSRRSTILPEFIGLTIAVHNGKQHVPVYVTDQMVGHKLGEFALTRTFKGHPADKKAKR; encoded by the coding sequence ATGGCTCGTTCACTCAAAAAGGGTCCGTTCGTCGACCATCACCTGCAAGGCAAGGTTGAGAAGGCGGTCGAGACCAAGGACAAGAAGCCGATCAAGACCTGGTCGCGCCGTTCCACCATCCTGCCCGAGTTCATCGGCCTGACGATTGCCGTGCACAACGGCAAGCAGCACGTGCCGGTGTACGTGACCGACCAGATGGTCGGCCACAAGCTCGGCGAGTTCGCCCTGACCCGTACGTTCAAGGGTCACCCGGCGGACAAGAAAGCAAAGCGTTAA
- the rplF gene encoding 50S ribosomal protein L6, whose translation MSRVGKMPVAVPQGVDVAITAEQISVKGSLGTLVRQTNQLVTVKNEGGKLTFTPVNDSAAANAMSGTMRALVANMVNGVTKGFEKKLNLVGVGYRAQAQGQKLNLQVGYSHPVVKEMPAGIKVETPTQTEILIKGSDRQVVGQIAAEVRAFRPPEPYKGKGIRYSDEKVSIKETKKK comes from the coding sequence ATGTCCCGCGTTGGAAAAATGCCGGTCGCCGTCCCGCAAGGCGTGGATGTGGCGATCACGGCCGAACAGATCAGCGTCAAAGGTTCGCTGGGCACCCTGGTGCGCCAAACGAACCAGCTGGTCACGGTCAAGAATGAAGGCGGCAAGCTGACGTTCACCCCGGTGAACGACTCGGCGGCAGCCAATGCGATGTCCGGCACGATGCGTGCGCTCGTCGCGAACATGGTCAACGGTGTCACCAAGGGCTTCGAGAAGAAGCTGAACTTGGTGGGCGTGGGTTATCGCGCCCAAGCCCAAGGCCAGAAGCTGAACCTGCAAGTTGGCTACTCTCACCCGGTGGTGAAGGAAATGCCGGCAGGTATCAAGGTGGAAACCCCGACGCAAACCGAAATCCTGATCAAGGGTTCCGACCGTCAGGTGGTGGGCCAGATCGCCGCTGAAGTGCGTGCCTTCCGTCCGCCCGAGCCCTACAAGGGCAAGGGGATCCGCTATTCCGACGAGAAGGTCTCTATCAAAGAGACCAAGAAGAAGTAA
- the rplE gene encoding 50S ribosomal protein L5: protein MARLQEFYREKVVPNLVQKFGYKSVMEVPRITKITLNMGVSEAVADKKVMDNAVGDLTKIAGQKPVVTKSRKAIAGFKIRDGVPIGCMVTLRGVQMYEFLDRFVTVALPRVRDFRGISGRSFDGRGNYNVGVKEQIIFPEIEYDKVDALRGLNISITTTAKTDDECKALLAEFRFPFKN from the coding sequence ATGGCTCGTTTGCAAGAGTTTTACCGCGAAAAAGTGGTGCCGAACCTGGTGCAGAAGTTCGGCTACAAGTCGGTGATGGAAGTGCCGCGTATCACCAAGATCACGCTCAACATGGGTGTGAGCGAGGCGGTGGCGGACAAGAAGGTGATGGACAACGCCGTCGGCGACCTCACCAAGATCGCCGGCCAGAAGCCTGTGGTCACCAAGTCCCGCAAGGCAATCGCCGGCTTCAAGATCCGCGACGGGGTGCCCATCGGCTGCATGGTCACGCTGCGTGGCGTCCAGATGTATGAATTCCTGGACCGCTTCGTGACCGTGGCGCTGCCCCGCGTGCGTGACTTCCGCGGTATTTCGGGTCGTTCGTTCGATGGTCGCGGCAACTACAACGTCGGCGTCAAAGAACAGATCATCTTCCCCGAGATCGAGTACGACAAGGTCGACGCCCTGCGCGGCCTGAATATCAGCATCACCACGACGGCGAAGACCGATGACGAGTGCAAGGCGCTCCTCGCGGAATTCCGTTTCCCGTTCAAGAACTGA
- the rpmC gene encoding 50S ribosomal protein L29: MMKASELRNKDVEGLEKEVKDLLKAHFGLRMQKATQQLGNHSQLSKTRRDIARAKTILAEKKKQGAAK; this comes from the coding sequence GTGATGAAAGCATCTGAACTGCGCAACAAGGACGTCGAAGGTCTCGAGAAGGAAGTCAAAGACCTGCTCAAGGCCCACTTCGGCCTGCGCATGCAAAAGGCGACCCAGCAGCTGGGCAACCACTCCCAGCTGAGCAAGACCCGCCGCGACATCGCTCGTGCCAAGACCATCCTGGCCGAGAAGAAGAAACAAGGAGCCGCCAAATGA
- the rpsH gene encoding 30S ribosomal protein S8 — protein MSMSDPIADMLTRIRNAQTVEKASVSMPASKLKVAIAQVLKDEGYIDGFAVRGEEAKPQLEISLKYYAGRPVIERLERVSRPGLRIYKGRHDIPQVMNGLGVAIVTTPKGVMTDRKARQAGIGGEVLCYVA, from the coding sequence ATGAGCATGAGTGATCCTATCGCCGATATGCTGACCCGCATTCGCAACGCTCAGACCGTTGAGAAGGCCAGCGTCTCGATGCCTGCTTCGAAGCTGAAAGTGGCGATCGCCCAAGTCCTGAAGGACGAAGGTTATATCGACGGTTTCGCGGTGCGTGGTGAAGAAGCCAAGCCGCAACTCGAGATTTCGCTGAAGTACTACGCCGGTCGTCCGGTGATCGAGCGCCTGGAGCGCGTGAGCCGCCCCGGCTTGCGTATCTACAAGGGCCGCCACGACATTCCGCAGGTCATGAATGGCCTCGGCGTGGCGATCGTGACGACGCCCAAGGGTGTGATGACCGACCGCAAAGCACGTCAAGCCGGTATCGGCGGCGAAGTGCTGTGCTACGTCGCCTGA
- the rpsN gene encoding uS14 family ribosomal protein, whose protein sequence is MKQREQKRADLVAKFAKKYAELKAIANDAKKSDEERYLARLELQKLPRNANPTRQRNRCGLTGRPRGTFRKFGLARNKIRELAFEGDIPGVVKASW, encoded by the coding sequence ATGAAGCAGCGCGAGCAAAAGCGCGCCGACCTGGTCGCGAAGTTCGCCAAGAAGTATGCCGAACTGAAGGCGATCGCCAACGACGCCAAGAAGTCGGACGAAGAGCGTTATCTCGCCCGTCTGGAGCTGCAGAAGCTCCCGCGCAACGCCAACCCGACGCGTCAGCGCAACCGTTGCGGCCTGACCGGTCGTCCGCGCGGCACGTTCCGCAAGTTCGGCCTCGCCCGTAACAAGATCCGCGAATTGGCTTTCGAAGGCGACATCCCCGGTGTCGTCAAGGCCAGCTGGTAA
- the rplN gene encoding 50S ribosomal protein L14 has product MIQMQSRLDVADNTGAKSVMCIKVLGGSKRRYAGIGDIIKVSIKEAAPRGRVKKGEVYSAVVVRTAKGVRRQDGSLIKFDGNAAVLLNNKLEPIGTRIFGPVTRELRTERFMKIVSLAPEVL; this is encoded by the coding sequence ATGATTCAAATGCAATCGCGACTGGACGTCGCCGACAACACTGGCGCGAAGTCCGTCATGTGTATCAAGGTGCTCGGTGGTTCCAAGCGTCGTTACGCCGGTATCGGCGACATCATCAAGGTGAGCATCAAGGAAGCAGCGCCGCGTGGCCGCGTCAAGAAGGGCGAGGTCTACAGTGCCGTGGTCGTGCGTACGGCCAAGGGCGTGCGCCGCCAAGATGGTTCGCTGATCAAGTTCGACGGCAACGCTGCGGTGCTGCTGAACAACAAGCTGGAGCCGATCGGCACCCGCATCTTCGGCCCGGTGACGCGTGAACTGCGTACCGAGCGCTTCATGAAGATCGTGTCGCTGGCTCCGGAAGTTCTCTGA
- a CDS encoding peroxiredoxin has translation MLKVGDKLPAGTLQEFIEVEGDGCSLGPNSFDIQQATAGKTIAIFALPGAFTPTCSAQHVPGYVEQADAFKAAGVDEIWCVSVNDAFVMGAWGRDQKTSGKVRMMADGSGEFAKATGLTLDLTARGMGVRSQRYSMLVVDGVVKSLNVEAPGKFEVSGADKLLEQARQLRA, from the coding sequence ATGTTGAAAGTCGGAGACAAGCTGCCCGCCGGCACGCTGCAGGAGTTCATCGAAGTCGAAGGCGACGGCTGCTCGCTCGGCCCCAACAGCTTCGACATCCAGCAGGCCACCGCCGGCAAGACCATCGCGATCTTCGCGTTGCCCGGCGCCTTCACGCCGACCTGCTCGGCGCAGCACGTGCCGGGGTATGTCGAACAGGCGGACGCCTTCAAGGCGGCCGGTGTGGACGAGATCTGGTGCGTGTCGGTCAACGATGCCTTCGTGATGGGCGCCTGGGGCCGTGACCAGAAGACCTCCGGCAAGGTGCGCATGATGGCCGACGGTAGCGGCGAATTCGCCAAGGCGACCGGCCTGACGCTCGACCTCACCGCCCGCGGCATGGGGGTGCGCTCGCAGCGGTACTCGATGCTGGTCGTGGACGGCGTCGTGAAGTCGCTCAATGTCGAGGCGCCGGGCAAGTTCGAAGTCAGCGGTGCCGACAAGTTGTTGGAGCAGGCCCGGCAACTGCGCGCCTGA